One Leishmania major strain Friedlin complete genome, chromosome 5 DNA segment encodes these proteins:
- a CDS encoding putative dynein light chain: MPLKYLEMSYNADMPKDMIKEAQNLIIEAFETESLENAVATHIKREFVKRYKGVWHCVVGKNFGSFVTHEMKGYIYITWGQVSILLWKTLS, translated from the coding sequence ATGCCGCTGAAATACTTGGAGATGTCCTACAACGCGGACATGCCAAAGGACATGATCAAAGAGGCGCAAAATCTTATCATCGAGGCCTTCGAGACGGAGTCCCTCGAGAACGCCGTAGCGACGCACATCAAGCGCGAGTTTGTGAAGAGGTACAAAGGCGTGTGGCACTGCGTCGTAGGCAAGAACTTCGGATCCTTCGTCACACACGAAATGAAGGGCTACATCTACATAACATGGGGACAGGTTTCGATCCTTCTGTGGAAAACGTTGAGCTAA